Sequence from the Maribacter algicola genome:
CGCCGTTTAGTTACTTTACCACCAATTGGACTGTTTCCTTACCTCTTTGTTCCAATAATACTTCATGCCCATTGGTCAGTGACTCAAGTGCTTGGGCATTAAAATGTCTGATGGTGTACAGGGAAACACCCTCCTGGTGTACCACCTTAAATTTACTTTTTAATTGCTGGAGAAGATCTTGTAAACCGCCAAACTTGTTATCCACGCATACGGAAAAACTGATTGCGGAATTTTGGATAAGGTCCACCTTGATTTTAAAGTCGTGAAATAGTTTGAAGATTTCGCTGATATTGTTCTCTACCATAAAAGAAAAATCCAAGGAGGACAATTTCATAAGTACTTGGTTCTTCTTCACAATAAAACATGGGACCTTGGGTTCGATACCCATTCCCTTGCCTACCGTTGTTCCCGGGTCCTTAGGGTTTACAAAGGATTTTACGTGCAGGGGTATTTCCTTGCGTTGCAAAGGCTGTAATGTCTTAGGGTGTATCACCGAAGCTCCATAAAATGCAAGCTCTATGGCTTCCCTATACGAAATGTTGTTCAATAATTGTGTTTCCTTGAAATATCTAGGATCCGCGTTCAAAACACCTGGAACGTCCTTCCAAATGGTCACGGAGTCCGCATTGAGACAGTAGGCCAAAATGGCAGCGGTATAATCCGATCCTTCCCTTCCCAAGGTGGTCGTAAAGTTGTTATCGTCGCTTCCCAAAAAACCTTGCGTTATGTTCAGTACCTTCTTATCGATATCCGCTACGTTGGCCTGGGTCCTTTCCCAGTTTACCGTGGTATCCCTGTAACTGGTATCGGTCTTGATATAATGTCGTACATCAAGCCAATTATTGGAGATTCCTACTTTTTCCAAATAGGCACTTATAATGGTCGATGAAATCAACTCGCCATATCCCACAATTTGGTCGTAGACAAAATTGTAATTGGGAGATTTGTTCCATACCAAAAAGCCGTTGATCTCATCGATGAGTACCTTAATGTCCTTATATATTTTATGCTGCTTGTTTTCAAAAAGATCGTTAAGAATACCGCTATGGTACTCTACTATATCTGAGATTTTTGATGGGATATCCTTTTTGTCCTTAAAATAGGCATTTACCACCTCTTCCATGGCATTGGTCGTCTTTCCCATGGCGGAAACCACCAAAATGGTGTTGTCATAACCAACTGTTTGCAAAACGTTTACAACATTCTTTACGGCATCGGCATCCTTTACGGAGGCACCTCCAAATTTAAATACTCTCATACACGAAATACGATTCTAAATTTTTAAATATTAGCCAAATAATTGGCGATTCCTTTTTCATCCAGATGTACCACATCCCAATCGCGCT
This genomic interval carries:
- a CDS encoding aspartate kinase translates to MRVFKFGGASVKDADAVKNVVNVLQTVGYDNTILVVSAMGKTTNAMEEVVNAYFKDKKDIPSKISDIVEYHSGILNDLFENKQHKIYKDIKVLIDEINGFLVWNKSPNYNFVYDQIVGYGELISSTIISAYLEKVGISNNWLDVRHYIKTDTSYRDTTVNWERTQANVADIDKKVLNITQGFLGSDDNNFTTTLGREGSDYTAAILAYCLNADSVTIWKDVPGVLNADPRYFKETQLLNNISYREAIELAFYGASVIHPKTLQPLQRKEIPLHVKSFVNPKDPGTTVGKGMGIEPKVPCFIVKKNQVLMKLSSLDFSFMVENNISEIFKLFHDFKIKVDLIQNSAISFSVCVDNKFGGLQDLLQQLKSKFKVVHQEGVSLYTIRHFNAQALESLTNGHEVLLEQRGKETVQLVVK